From Myxococcota bacterium:
CGTCGCACTCCAAGCGGGCGCGCTGTGCACGCCACACGTTCCAGCGCGGGTGCTCCACGCGGTACTCGATGGAGCCGCCGTCGGCCTGCCGCGCGTAGCCCCGGTAGTGCTCGCTGATGAAGGCCTCCTCGGAGTCGTCGGCGGGCCGCTCCGGCTCGCCGCTGAACTCGAGCGAGAGACCCTCCCACGCGCCGCTCCGCTTCCAGCCGTAGGAGACCGACGACCGTCCCTCCAGGGGTCCCACACGGAGGGAGTGTCTCATCGGGTGCGCGACGTAGTTCTCACCGTAGGCGACGCGCGCGACCCAGGCGGTCGCGCGCCGCGGCAC
This genomic window contains:
- a CDS encoding DUF2071 domain-containing protein, with the protein product VPRRATAWVARVAYGENYVAHPMRHSLRVGPLEGRSSVSYGWKRSGAWEGLSLEFSGEPERPADDSEEAFISEHYRGYARQADGGSIEYRVEHPRWNVWRAQRARLECDVAALYGREFAGALRDRPSSAFLADGSPVVVRRGRRL